From Xiphophorus couchianus chromosome 23, X_couchianus-1.0, whole genome shotgun sequence, one genomic window encodes:
- the n4bp3 gene encoding NEDD4-binding protein 3-B, translated as MATSVQTLPVTRGPTQNFRSPFPSSPLSSLCGMGSVGSLVEKPDVSPTKGNRAVPQVRPRQTNGLLKKGLTQRELLNYLNITRKEPKAGPSGNGKRDVIGGLVEDDVFAKVYSKDGTEIDLSKNSLPSGGKYEKVRFRSSAFKPVTPKNFSSMQNLYPSSKSEDVDHGLSNGLHRAYGHISKTVSTSSSSSSPSRHGGPTSCGNKAISSVQVMSHEDDNLSDSGHNSMSSLPPYRPPFRPHLSHISASMGHINTIGSLDRTSQGLKAAGSGGMAMGEVACRSMATLNRLTPYGSEAPPPYEWTLSLSVEDVVRDLEERLVEKEHELKQMRRNLDESEGAIAQVFEGKQRLWEKEVEELKRLYAAKLRQVSQHAQRSQRSMQLELFRAQQEKNRLQEELDGLKRDAVRDVTAVPKPTSPTLEETRWEVCQKSGEISLLKQQVRDSQAEVTQKLSEIFKLKTQLRETRTELRNREAQIDALNIILQGTQRGKCSSAGESKKGAEESPSAGATGGSGGPTEERLRAELLLERRQSEAQATAFEEERNTWQTEKDKVIRYQKELQASYLEMYHRNEALERELQQLRAGGAQEGRGGGGGGEGGSRDGTTEKEAKEPTPDRAAGKQEDTPSSSLPWIDRIESSEI; from the exons ATGGCAACCTCGGTCCAAACTCTTCCCGTGACGCGTGGTCCCACCCAAAACTTCCGCAGCCCTTTCCCCTCCTCTCCCCTCTCCTCACTCTGCGGCATGGGAAGCGTAGGAAGTCTGGTGGAGAAGCCAGATGTGTCTCCGACTAAAGGTAACCGCGCGGTGCCTCAGGTGAGACCCAGACAAACCAACGGCCTGCTGAAGAAAGGCCTGACCCAGAGAGAGCTACTGAACTACCTCAACATCACCAG GAAAGAGCCCAAAGCAGGGCCGAGCGGCAACGGCAAGAGGGACGTCATCGGAGGCCTGGTGGAGGATGACGTCTTCGCCAAAGTCTACAGTAAAGATGGCACTGAAATAGACCTGTCAAAAAACTCACTGCCAAGCGGGGGCAAGTACGAAAAG GTTCGGTTCAGGTCTTCTGCATTCAAACCCGTCACACCTAAAAACTTCAGCTCCATGCAAAACCTCTACCCCTCCTCCAAGTCGGAGGATGTGGATCACGGCCTTTCCAATGGACTGCACAGAGCATACGGCCACATCTCCAAAACAGTCTCcacctcctcttcatcttcctcaccCTCCCGTCATGGAGGACCGACATCATGTGGTAACAAG GCCATCTCCTCGGTGCAAGTGATGAGCCACGAGGATGACAACCTGTCAGACTCAGGTCATAACTCCATGAGCAGTCTGCCGCCGTACCGCCCTCCGTTCCGTCCACATCTGTCTCACATCAG CGCTTCCATGGGCCACATCAACACCATCGGCTCCTTAGATCGAACCTCTCAGGGCCTGAAGGCTGCCGGGTCAGGGGGCATGGCTATGGGGGAGGTAGCATGCCGAAGCATGGCTACCCTAAACCGCCTGACCCCCTATGGCAGCGAGGCTCCGCCTCCTTATGAATGGACACTGTCCCTCTCGGTGGAGGACGTG GTGCGGGATCTGGAGGAGCGCCTGGTGGAAAAAGAACATGAACTAAAACAGATGAGGAGGAACCTGGACGAGAGCGAGGGCGCCATCGCTCAG GTGTTTGAAGGGAAGCAGCGGCTGTGggagaaggaggtggaggagctgaagCGCCTGTACGCCGCTAAGCTGCGTCAGGTCTCGCAGCACGCCCAGCGCTCCCAGCGCAGCATGCAGTTGGAGCTGTTTCGGGCCCAGCAGGAGAAGAATCGCCTGCAGGAGGAGCTCGACGGCCTGAAGCGGGACGCAGTCCGGGACGTCACGGCCGTGCCGAAGCCGACCAGTCCGACTCTAGAGGAGACACGGTGGGAG GTTTGTCAGAAGTCAGGGGAGATCTCGTTGCTGAAGCAGCAGGTGAGGGACTCCCAGGCAGAAGTGACCCAGAAGCTGAGCGAGATTTTCAAGCTGAAGACGCAGCTGAGGGAAACCCGGACGGAGCTGCGCAACAGGGAGGCCCAGATAGACGCTCTGAACATCATCCTGCAGGGGACGCAGCGCGGCAAGTGTTCCTCCGCCGGAGAAAGCAAAAAAGGAGCCGAAGAGAGTCCATCAGCAGGAGCAACAG GCGGCTCTGGGGGTCCCACAGAAGAGCGTCTGCGAgcggagctgctgctggagcggCGTCAGAGCGAGGCCCAGGCCACGGCCTTCGAGGAGGAGAGGAACACGTGGCAGACGGAGAAAGACAAGGTCATCCGCTACCAGAAGGAGCTGCAGGCCAGTTACTTGGAGATGTATCACCGCAACGAAGCCCTGGAgagggagctgcagcagctgagggCGGGTGGGGCGCAGGAAGGAAggggaggcggaggaggaggagaaggagggagCAGAGATGGGACAACTGAGAAGGAGGCGAAGGAGCCGACACCTGACAGAGCAGCGGGAAAACAAGAAGATACACCTTCCTCGAGCCTGCCGTGGATAGACAGGATTGAATCGTCTGAAATTTGA
- the LOC114139058 gene encoding platelet-derived growth factor receptor-like protein — MMSLLKLSESKWRLVLSALLVCAIVFESDAKEEKTTRGRTSTPKKATNKRQRAEMVKAKTKLTAAAQTKTSLTQVLGRGVFKKVGETLSVQTGDTLSLRCRGKPVQWSIPLYVEEDEGRLVIVQQERFSLLTLVNTTVADTGEYTCFPMYCEDKDCRREYNKAIKVFIFFPDPRELFIPSSSHYEMIQLRSNWPTVLPCQVTSPEAKVTLHREFPPGEVSVDGTEISFNSRKGFTIHRPRPHHAGVLHCVAALGNLRQSSTKYILIYVNYPMAPPAPVIQASSSSVAVGVNLRVACSAVGERDIFIEFNWEYPGQQIGRPLYTEETTIPVSGEASRQQFQSILQVDEVRDVDQGTYTCTAQNLQGVKSVSTTVKVVPKTRKLSV, encoded by the exons ATGATGAGTTTGCTGAAGTTATCTGAGTCGAAGTGGAGGCTGGTGCTGAGTGCTCTCCTTGTTTGCGCTATAGTCTTTGAGTCGG ATGCCAAAGAAGAGAAAACGACTCGTGGAAGAACGTCCACACCAaagaaagcaacaaataaaaggcAAAGAGCTGAGATGGTTAAAGCAAAGACCAAACttacagctgcagctcagaccAAGACATCACTCACACAA GTTCTTGGCAGAGGTGTTTTTAAGAAAGTGGGAGAGACCCTGAGCGTGCAGACAGGAGACACACTGAGCCTGAGGTGCAGGGGCAAACCTGTGCAGTGGAGCATCCCCCTTTATgtggaggaggatgaaggaCGGCTTGT GATTGTCCAACAAGAACGCTTTAGCCTCCTGACATTAGTCAACACAACTGTTGCAGACACAGGGGAGTATACCTGTTTCCCCATGTATTGTGAAGACAAAGACTGCAGGAGGGAGTACAACAAAGCTATCAAAGTCTTCATCTTCTTTCCAG ACCCACGGGAATTATTCATCCCATCATCTAGCCACTATGAAATGATCCAGCTGAGAAGCAACTGGCCGACAGTCCTCCCCTGCCAGGTGACGTCGCCTGAGGCGAAAGTCACTCTGCACCGTGAGTTCCCACCGGGGGAAGTGTCAGTGGACGGGACGGAGATCTCCTTCAACAGCAGGAAGGGCTTCACCATCCATCGGCCACGGCCGCATCACGCCGGAGTGTTGCACTGTGTGGCTGCTCTGGGAAACCTGAGGCAGAGCTCCACCAAGTATATCCTCATCTATGTCAACT ACCCCATGGCTCCTCCTGCTCCGGTGATCCAGGCATCATCAAGCTCAGTGGCTGTGGGGGTCAACCTGCGTGTGGCCTGCAGTGCAGTGGGAGAACGAGACATTTTCATAGAGTTCAACTGGGAATACCCAGGACAGCAG ATCGGGAGGCCTCTTTACACAGAGGAGACGACGATCCCGGTCAGCGGAGAAGCATCTCGGCAGCAGTTTCAGTCCATTCTCCAGGTGGATGAGGTGAGGGATGTGGACCAGGGGACGTACACCTGCACTGCCCAGAACCTTCAGGGAGTCAAATCGGTGTCCACCACTGTTAAAGTTGTCCCCAAAACTAGGAAACTGTCGGTGTGA